From one Erinaceus europaeus chromosome 4, mEriEur2.1, whole genome shotgun sequence genomic stretch:
- the KCNJ4 gene encoding inward rectifier potassium channel 4: MLGHSRNGQAHVPRRKRRNRFVKKNGQCNVYFANLSNKSQRYMADIFTTCVDTRWRYMLMIFSAAFLVSWLFFGLLFWCIAFFHGDLDAGPAVPAPGAPASPAPAAPRPCIMHVNGFLGAFLFSVETQTTIGYGFRCVTEECPLAVIAVVVQSIVGCVIDSFMIGTIMAKMARPKKRAQTLLFSHHAVISVRDGKLCLMWRVGNLRKSHIVEAHVRAQLIKPYMTQEGEYLPLDQRDLNVGYDIGLDRIFLVSPIIIVHEIDEDSPLYGMGKEELESEDFEIVVILEGMVEATAMTTQARSSYLASEILWGHRFEPVVFEEKSHYKVDYSRFHKTYEVAGTPCCSARELQESKITVLPAPPPPPSAFCYENELALMSQEEEEMEEEAAAAAAVAAGLGLEAGSKEEAGIIRMLEFGSHLDLERMQATLPLDNISYRRESAI; the protein is encoded by the coding sequence ATGCTCGGGCACAGCCGCAACGGGCAGGCCCACGTGCCCCGACGGAAGCGCCGCAACCGCTTCGTCAAGAAGAACGGCCAATGCAACGTCTACTTCGCCAACCTGAGCAACAAGTCCCAGCGCTACATGGCGGACATCTTCACCACCTGCGTGGACACGCGCTGGCGCTACATGCTCATGATCTTCTCCGCGGCCTTCCTCGTCTCCTGGCTCTTCTTCGGCCTCCTCTTCTGGTGCATTGCCTTCTTCCACGGTGACCTAGACGCCGGCCCCGCGGTGCCCGCGCCCGGCGCCCCTGCCAGCCCCGCGCCGGCCGCGCCCCGGCCCTGCATCATGCACGTCAACGGCTTCCTGGGCGCCTTCCTGTTCTCGGTGGAGACGCAGACGACCATCGGCTACGGCTTCCGCTGCGTGACGGAGGAGTGCCCCCTGGCGGTCATCGCCGTGGTGGTCCAGTCCATCGTGGGCTGCGTCATCGACTCCTTCATGATCGGCACCATCATGGCCAAGATGGCGCGGCCCAAGAAGCGGGCGCAGACGCTGCTGTTCAGCCACCACGCCGTCATCTCTGTGCGCGACGGCAAGCTCTGCCTCATGTGGCGCGTGGGCAACCTGCGCAAGAGCCACATCGTGGAGGCCCACGTGCGCGCGCAGCTCATCAAGCCCTACATGACCCAGGAGGGCGAGTACCTGCCGCTGGACCAGCGGGACCTCAACGTGGGCTACGACATCGGCCTGGACCGCATCTTCCTGGTGTCGCCCATCATCATCGTCCACGAGATCGACGAGGACAGCCCGCTCTACGGCATGGGCAAGGAGGAGCTGGAGTCGGAGGACTTTGAGATCGTGGTCATCCTGGAGGGCATGGTGGAGGCCACCGCCATGACCACCCAGGCCCGCAGCTCCTACCTGGCCAGCGAGATCCTGTGGGGCCACCGCTTCGAGCCTGTGGTCTTCGAGGAGAAGAGCCACTACAAGGTGGACTACTCGCGCTTCCACAAGACCTACGAAGTGGCCGGCACGCCCTGCTGCTCCGCCCGAGAGCTCCAGGAGAGCAAGATCACCGTGCTGCctgcgcccccgcccccgcccagtGCCTTCTGCTACGAGAACGAGCTGGCCCTCATGagccaggaggaagaggagatggaagaggaggCGGCGGCTGCAGCAGCTGTGGCCGCTGGGCTGGGCCTGGAGGCTGGCTCCAAGGAGGAGGCAGGCATTATCCGCATGCTGGAGTTCGGGAGCCACCTGGATCTGGAGCGCATGCAAGCCACCCTCCCGCTGGACAACATCTCCTACCGCAGGGAGTCCGCCATCTGA